A genome region from Bradyrhizobium sp. 186 includes the following:
- a CDS encoding IS66 family transposase — MSLKPDDLPSDLASAQAALLIEREALRAERDARLRVEVERDAAAAKVSRIQAEAINWQAEAANARAKLSDNEALIAHLELRIEKLKRELYGPRSERTARLIEQLELELEELVTTASEDELAAQAAAAKAQSVRAFTRKRPVRKPWPDDIERERVVIEAPTSCACCGGSRLAKIGEDVTKTLEEIPRCFKVIETVREKFTCRDCEKISQPPAPFHATPRGFIGPQLLATILFDKFGMHIPLNRQSARFKAEGIDLPLSTLADQVGHGTFAVMPLFHLIERHVLAAERLHGDDTTIRILAKGKCTTGRIWTYVRDDRPFAGPAPPAAVYYASSDRRGEHPQKHLAAFAGILQADCYNGFEPLFDPQKKAMPITPAFCLAHARRGFFELADIEKNAREGKKGKPVSPIALEAVRRLDALFEIERAINGRGADERRAVRQEKSKPLLEDMHAWLLRERETLSRSSEVLKPMNYMLRRWDDFARFLDDGRICLTNNCAERALRGIALGRRNWTFAGSQRGADRAAIMLTMITTCRLNDVDPKAWLADVLARIADLPASRLHELLPWEWKLLRQADKPAGQQAA, encoded by the coding sequence ATGAGTTTGAAGCCGGATGACCTTCCTTCGGATCTCGCCAGCGCCCAGGCGGCGCTGTTGATCGAACGTGAGGCGTTGCGGGCTGAACGCGACGCGCGGCTGAGGGTCGAGGTCGAACGCGATGCGGCCGCGGCGAAGGTCAGCCGGATACAGGCCGAAGCCATCAATTGGCAAGCCGAAGCGGCCAACGCGCGGGCGAAGCTGTCGGACAATGAGGCGCTGATCGCGCATCTCGAGCTGCGGATCGAGAAGCTCAAACGCGAACTGTACGGGCCGCGTTCCGAGCGCACGGCGCGGCTGATCGAGCAGTTGGAATTGGAACTTGAAGAACTCGTCACCACGGCGAGCGAGGATGAGCTCGCCGCGCAGGCCGCGGCGGCAAAGGCGCAGAGCGTACGCGCCTTCACGCGCAAGCGGCCGGTGCGCAAGCCATGGCCGGATGACATCGAACGCGAGCGCGTCGTCATTGAGGCTCCAACGAGCTGCGCCTGCTGCGGTGGATCGCGGCTGGCGAAGATCGGTGAGGATGTGACCAAGACGCTGGAGGAGATCCCGCGCTGCTTCAAGGTCATCGAGACGGTACGCGAGAAGTTCACCTGCCGCGATTGCGAGAAGATCAGCCAGCCGCCCGCGCCGTTCCATGCCACGCCGCGCGGCTTCATCGGCCCACAATTGCTGGCGACGATCCTGTTCGACAAGTTCGGCATGCATATCCCGCTCAACCGCCAGAGCGCGCGCTTTAAGGCCGAGGGGATCGACCTGCCGTTGTCGACCCTGGCCGACCAGGTCGGCCACGGGACCTTTGCCGTCATGCCGCTCTTCCACTTGATCGAACGCCATGTACTCGCTGCCGAGCGCCTGCATGGCGACGACACCACCATCCGTATCCTGGCGAAGGGCAAGTGCACGACCGGGCGGATCTGGACTTATGTGCGGGATGACCGGCCCTTCGCCGGGCCTGCGCCGCCGGCGGCGGTCTATTACGCCTCGAGCGACCGACGAGGCGAGCACCCCCAGAAGCATCTGGCCGCCTTCGCCGGTATCCTGCAAGCCGATTGCTACAACGGCTTCGAGCCGCTGTTCGACCCGCAAAAGAAAGCGATGCCGATCACACCGGCGTTTTGCCTGGCCCATGCGCGGCGGGGCTTCTTCGAGTTGGCTGACATCGAGAAAAATGCTCGGGAAGGTAAGAAGGGCAAACCGGTCTCTCCGATCGCGCTGGAGGCGGTCAGACGCCTCGATGCGTTGTTCGAGATCGAGCGTGCCATCAACGGCCGCGGCGCCGACGAGCGGCGCGCCGTGCGCCAGGAAAAGAGCAAGCCGCTTCTCGAGGACATGCACGCCTGGTTGCTGCGTGAGCGCGAAACCCTCTCGCGCTCCTCCGAGGTCCTGAAGCCTATGAACTACATGCTCAGGCGCTGGGACGACTTCGCCCGCTTCCTCGACGATGGCAGGATCTGCTTGACCAACAATTGCGCTGAGCGCGCATTGAGGGGCATCGCCTTGGGAAGGCGCAACTGGACCTTCGCCGGCAGCCAGCGTGGCGCCGACCGTGCCGCCATCATGCTGACGATGATCACGACCTGTCGCCTCAACGACGTCGATCCCAAGGCCTGGCTCGCCGACGTCCTCGCCCGTATCGCCGATCTTCCCGCGTCGCGTCTGCACGAACTGCTGCCCTGGGAATGGAAGCTCCTGCGCCAAGCCGACAAGCCCGCCGGTCAGCAGGCCGCCTGA
- a CDS encoding transposase, producing MGQISVLTGPERRRRWSEDERCRIVAEAFAPGSCVAQVARDHDISTGLIYTWRRRLRQDLADQGFVEAAMEAEPIKEAAPSGEVIVVELTGSGRIRICGSAPPLLVSAVLKALR from the coding sequence ATGGGTCAGATTTCGGTGCTGACGGGGCCGGAACGCCGGCGGCGTTGGAGCGAGGATGAGCGGTGCCGGATCGTTGCGGAGGCCTTTGCGCCGGGATCGTGTGTGGCGCAGGTTGCGCGGGATCACGATATTTCAACGGGGCTGATTTACACCTGGCGGCGTCGGCTTCGCCAGGACCTTGCTGACCAGGGCTTTGTGGAAGCGGCGATGGAAGCGGAGCCGATCAAGGAAGCGGCACCGTCCGGTGAAGTGATCGTGGTGGAATTGACGGGGAGCGGACGGATCAGGATTTGCGGGTCGGCGCCGCCCTTGCTGGTGTCGGCGGTGTTGAAGGCGCTGCGATGA
- the tnpB gene encoding IS66 family insertion sequence element accessory protein TnpB (TnpB, as the term is used for proteins encoded by IS66 family insertion elements, is considered an accessory protein, since TnpC, encoded by a neighboring gene, is a DDE family transposase.) codes for MIPIPSGVRVWLATGHTDMRRGFPSLALQVQEVLKHDPLGGHLFCFRGRRSDLIKIIWHDSQGACLFTKRLERGRFIWPSAAGEAVTISPAQLSYLLSGIDWRNPQETLRPTRVG; via the coding sequence ATGATTCCGATCCCCTCTGGCGTGCGGGTATGGCTGGCGACGGGCCATACCGATATGCGGCGCGGCTTTCCGAGCCTGGCTTTGCAGGTGCAGGAGGTCTTGAAGCATGACCCACTGGGGGGTCATTTGTTTTGCTTCAGGGGGCGCCGTTCAGATCTGATAAAAATCATCTGGCACGATTCTCAGGGAGCGTGCCTGTTTACAAAAAGACTCGAAAGAGGAAGATTCATCTGGCCTTCGGCTGCCGGTGAAGCCGTGACGATCTCTCCGGCGCAGCTTTCTTACCTGCTATCTGGGATCGACTGGCGGAATCCTCAAGAAACTTTGCGTCCAACGCGAGTTGGATAG